The DNA window ataggaatattaaaatttataaaaactttatatatttttataataggTAAGAGTGtgtattatattatactatttcTAAGATATaagttaaaactaaataatattgtaaatataaatattaatctaCATaacaatcattttaatttattgtatatTATATCTACATTATTGTACATAccaaatgagaaaaaaatgcaaagtCATACTAATTTCTAACCTTGTTTTATAAACCTTGTTTGCAATTGACGGCTTAGATAATGAAAGAAGTTATGATATAATGATAACTATAAATCACACATGtatgtcaaaaataaataaattgaatcatATGGGTGTTCTTTATTCTCAACCATCACATccttaaactttaaataatagaAGAGTGCTTAAAAGATATAGTTAGGCAATTCTTTGATAATGAAAGAGgttataatataatgataacTATATACCACACATCATgtatgacaaaaataaatagattaaaaataaatagatttaatcAGAAAGTCACAAAAATTTAGATGAAGTTTTCATTGTGAGAGAGAAGAGAAGTTTAATAGTGAAAAtagagagtaaaagagagggatttttttttttatatatttagtaattttaatatgaatttaaatttgaattaaacaaGAATAAAATTCTTCTACAACTCAAAAATTTACAATGAAAGGTATAAATAACAAATCACcgaaaagataaaaataaaaatttcaatatgaCTAAACACGATGTCATACCGAACCAAACACAAATAgtggaaaaaaaacaaatcttccAATATGCTACACAAATTATTAgagtaaaaaaacattttttcgaCTTTGGTTAGAAAAGAGAAACTTTTTAGTTACACTATATcttcaaatattcaaattaatcttcacaacaaaaaataataataatatatatatatatatatatatatatatatatattatagtttagataaataaataaattataaataaaaataaaaatctgaGTGGATGAATAGTATATGTTGATCAACTAATCAAAATTTGCTTAGAAGAGCTTCTTGATTGCATCTCTTACATGAATAAGGTCatctctaatttataaatttatttttaaactcaaaattaaaaaaaaatatcatatcaaACCGTAATTAAtttccaacccaaaaactcatttacaaactcaaaaaaatattctcaaaatatttctttttacactaatttctaattttttcaataataccTATATACTTATCTAACATTACATATTAAACTCCATAACtttataataacttattaaattttaaattctcattcaattatagaaaattttgataaaattaattataagtcaataatttatgcacataaaaatcaaattaaacattattaaattaacacaaattacattacacaaataaaaaaaattacatcaaaacaaacattattaaaatgtaCTTCGTACATATAAGATATCTTATGGTAcgaaatactttttttaataatgtttgttttgatgtaatttttttttatcaattctcgaaatgttattaattattataaatttatgatagtaaaaatattaatataaaatatagaataaaaacaaaaaattaaaatataaataaattatataaataaattatataaataagtttaatataccaaatatacataatttaagtATAAGGACTAATAATGGAAGCCAAACATGTGTGCTTCCTataatactttccaacatgttagtaTTAAATGTGCAAAAGTAATTAAGGAAGAACAAAAAATCACGAAAGTCTAGGAagcaaaaaaaatagaaaaatgaaacGGAAAAATCAAGAATGAAATAGCATATTGTGGAAGTCaaggatagtgataaaaaagataaaaatgaggaaaatgcaGAGGAGAAAAGTAAGAAGAATTCTGGAAAAAATGAAAGCAATGAAGGAAAtaaagtaaagggaatcaaagtgaagaggaaaagaaaattttctataatgcGAAGGATCGGAATGGAAATAGAAGATGAACCTcgagttgttgttgaggaaactcaagaggaagatacctaaaatttcaaaactgaaacagagaattctaaagccgataaagaagattccaaaaccaaTGTGAAGTCTGAAGCTGAAAccgaagataatgaagacaagaacacaggaattcaagttgaagataacaaagataaaagccttgaaattctcagaaataattctttttatcaaatcaaaacgggctcgtacaaagagagaattcaaaatgagaaacaacaatacttatcatcatcttcattaCAACTTTCTTTCATCGTTAAAGGAACGGGAAAAGGAAGATGAAGGGGAAGAATGTCTCTCAATGAAAACGGATGGCATGGGAAAATGCTAGGCTGAGATAGTTAAGTTTGAatgtagttttttttgtttgtaatctatgtttttataaaatgtatgaatgttatCAATTAGTTTTTTTGAgagtcttttgattgtcatccttaatcataactatgatttgtctagctttaatttttcaccctcccacttttgcaattttattaaaatggttttaactgttttctcaaaaaaaaaaaatatatatatatataaggactgatttacacaaataaaaaacttttgaGTATGAGAAATAGTGtcaaactcaaatttgagtaTGGATGAAAGAGAATTTGATGAATACTCTTAATAGGTTTGTGTTTGGTTTGATGCTGAGTTGGAGAAGAAAATGTGTTTTTGATTTGTACCAATGCAATCTCAAAATGAGTTTTAATTTTCATTCAACCTACACCCAATGCAATctcaaaataagtttttaattgatttatctACAAAACGAAAATATGTGTTTACAATATTcgtaaacttattttatttttaattttttaattggcCCTCTAACTATTAactatattcattttaaatattgatcattttctatataattctttttttatatgtttaatcttttatttttatcttatatattttattaataatttctacCTATTATAACTTTATAATAATGAATACCTATCATAACtttataataatgaatgataaaaaaaaaattaaaaaataatataataagtttattaaaataaaacaaaaaggtgaaaaaataaaaataaaataataatatgttacccgaattaatttatttaatgatatttaatttgtttatttgtttacaaattattgatatataattaattttatcataatcttttttaattaattgaaaataattattaaggtCAAGTtgtaaattgatatatatatatagtattgaaaatgtttttaaaaagttGGTATAGAaagaaatattctttttaagtagtgaaaatatatttttgagttaaaagataattaaatatgataCTATTTTGGTTGGagatgattaaataaaatatatgtaaatattgTACAAGTTGAAAAGTAATCATAAAGTAAATAACTAAATATgcttaaattagaatatataaatacaGTAGAagtataattaactttttttatatgatttatttatatgtttaattttttgtttttatcttatatatttttattaatattttttaccgattataaatttttaataatgaatgataaaaaaaactaaaaaataacaaaaatattttattaaaattaaacacaaaggtgcaaaaataaaaaataataattcgtTACAAGtaactaaattaatttgtttatttaataatcttttatttatttattttattataaattaaaattataaaattgataaatatataagttaaaattatataaaaataaataatattttaaattagtaacacttacaagtttgatttttttaattctcataTATAATTCTCATTGAAAATATCTTAAAAGTAAAAAGTTATGATTTAtgcaactttttaaataataataaaaaaactttttaaataataataaaaaagaagtaaTTTTGAGAATAGTAGATAGATAGTATAAACAAAGAATATCTATTATCCACATTCAATATTCTTCTTATTTTGAAATATGGGTAGGAAGAAAAAACTGTTGCCGACACTGTAGAAGAGTTCTTGTTAGCAAAACAGGAGTGCAGATCATATTGTTTGTGGACAAGCTTAATAGCATAGCATAAGTATAATCTAGAACATATAATAGATTATAGTGTCCATTAGAAAAGAACAtatggataataataataatagtaagtAGAGTCACATGATGTTTAAGTCTGCAGGATTTGATTCCTTGCTAAAGCAGagagaattattaataataaaaagtgataTTAGAAACCAAATTCACAGCCGCGAAATCAGCAGTGGAATGGAGAGAGGAGTGTCCTCGCCCATAGCCGGCTGAAATAAATCCAACTCACCATAACGCTCCAAAACGCGCATTCTGCAATCCTCGGCTGCCATTAATCCAGTCGAGTAAGCACCGTGTACAGAACCGGGGTAGTCTGAACTTGTTGCCTCCCCGGCAAAGAATAGATTATCAACCGGAGTCCTTAACCTATCGTACAAGTCATGCGGTTTCCCAACCGCATCATAACTGTAAGATCCTAGCGAGTTCACATCCGTTCCCCAGTGAGAAACAAGATACTGAATctgcaatttaaaataaaaatcaaaaatcaagaCAACCAAATGGCATATTGCATGGCAAAACCGTCAAATGAGCAAAAACAAATAAGAGAACTTACAGGTGTGGAAGCGTCGGGAAGGATTTTCTTCAGCTGAGTAAAGGCAAAATTAGCTGCAGCTTCATCAGACAGTTTCCCTAAATCGCGAGCAAGCTTCCCAGCAGGCATATAGACAAGAACAGGGTGACTAGTCGCCTTGTGAAGGTTTAGAAAGTAGCTGCACCCGTATGAGGTTTCTGCTACTACTCCCAAGAATTCTACGTTTGGCCAAAACACTTTCTCGAAGTTTAAAATTATCTTGTTCTCAATCCCAATTCCAAGATCTTCAATGGCAGCTTCCTTCCAATCGGGGAGCCTAGGTTCAAATTTAACGATTTTTGATTTTAAGACACCCAGGGGAATGGCGATAACAGCAGCATCAGCTGTAAATACTCTTCCGTCTTCTACAGTTACTTTCACTCCATGGTTGCGTCTAACTATATTTGTAACCCTTtggaaaagataaaataaaatatcaatactACATTCGCACAAgatcatacaaaataaaacagTCATTTAACCTTTTCTTAGGTACTATACCTGTGATTAAGTCGTATGTCGAGGCCTTTGGCAAGTGTATTAATAACTGGAAGGTAACCACGAACCATGAGCCCATGGCCACCAGGCAACAGTTCTTCCTACAAATCAGAACAACCCTAGGTTAGTCCCAGTTCTCACAATTCAATTGAATATTCAACTAAACTAGGTTACATCTTGATGACTAAGAGCttttaataaatagattttttGTTAGGGATTAAACTAAACTAGGTTATCTGTTATTTTGGTTGAGGATTTGATTAATGATGGGATAAACTTGCCTGGTCCCAGCAT is part of the Impatiens glandulifera chromosome 1, dImpGla2.1, whole genome shotgun sequence genome and encodes:
- the LOC124920135 gene encoding polyamine oxidase 2; the encoded protein is MESRERCNRQLRTDPCFANPKGRHAAAPTVIVIGSGFAGLAAARTLYDASFQVMVLESRDRIGGRVHTNYSFGFPVDLGASWLHGVGKENPLASLIGRLGLPLYRTSGDNSVLYDHDLESYALFDMDGNQVPQDLVTEVGQAFEKILEETDKIRQEHEEDMSIQRAISLVFERVPELRLDGLPHKVLQWYLCRMEGWFAADAETISLKCWDQEELLPGGHGLMVRGYLPVINTLAKGLDIRLNHRVTNIVRRNHGVKVTVEDGRVFTADAAVIAIPLGVLKSKIVKFEPRLPDWKEAAIEDLGIGIENKIILNFEKVFWPNVEFLGVVAETSYGCSYFLNLHKATSHPVLVYMPAGKLARDLGKLSDEAAANFAFTQLKKILPDASTPIQYLVSHWGTDVNSLGSYSYDAVGKPHDLYDRLRTPVDNLFFAGEATSSDYPGSVHGAYSTGLMAAEDCRMRVLERYGELDLFQPAMGEDTPLSIPLLISRL